Proteins from one Arthrobacter sp. DNA4 genomic window:
- a CDS encoding ABC transporter ATP-binding protein, whose amino-acid sequence MTLLELTDVTASYGPVQVLDGVSLSVPDGGSVGILGANGAGKTTTLRAISGSVRTGGRIRFDGRDIRGLRPDQVAALGIAHVPEGRGTLGQLSVRENLMVGSYLRKDRKAIAGDIDYCLDLFPQLQDRVGSRAAALSGGEQQMLAVGRAFMAKPKLLLLDEASLGLAPSTAKAVYQAIRRLRLESGIAMLVVEQNANLAFSLVDTATVLETGRNVLTGTSAELKGMDEIRRAYLGG is encoded by the coding sequence ATGACGCTGCTTGAACTCACGGACGTGACAGCGTCCTACGGGCCCGTGCAGGTCCTGGACGGGGTCTCGCTCAGCGTGCCGGACGGCGGGTCCGTGGGCATCCTGGGCGCGAACGGGGCGGGCAAGACCACCACGCTCCGCGCCATCAGCGGCAGCGTCAGGACCGGTGGACGGATCAGGTTCGATGGCCGGGACATCCGGGGCCTCCGGCCGGACCAGGTGGCCGCGCTGGGCATAGCCCACGTGCCCGAGGGCCGGGGCACACTGGGCCAGCTCAGCGTGCGCGAGAACCTGATGGTGGGCTCCTACCTGCGCAAAGACCGGAAAGCCATCGCCGGGGACATCGACTACTGCCTTGACCTGTTCCCGCAGCTGCAGGACCGGGTGGGCTCGCGGGCGGCGGCACTGTCCGGCGGCGAACAACAGATGCTCGCGGTGGGCCGCGCCTTCATGGCCAAACCCAAACTGCTGCTTTTGGACGAAGCCTCGCTGGGGCTGGCGCCCAGCACTGCCAAGGCGGTCTACCAGGCCATCCGCCGGCTGCGGCTCGAGTCCGGGATCGCCATGCTGGTGGTGGAACAGAATGCGAACCTCGCATTCTCCCTGGTGGACACCGCCACGGTCCTGGAAACGGGCCGGAACGTCCTCACCGGAACCTCGGCCGAACTCAAGGGCATGGACGAAATCCGCCGCGCCTACCTGGGGGGCTGA
- a CDS encoding ABC transporter ATP-binding protein: protein MAASLSLKDVSLHFGGVKVLQDVSFDVEPGVIFGLVGPNGAGKTSLFNCISGHYRPSSGSISIDGTEVSGSAPSRMARLGLARTFQHPALQLNTTVLQNVLLGGHTRLPGGPVSWALRMPYTVRAERAVRNEALELLAKAGLGWAADVPADELSHGLHKGIELWRALLSRPALLLLDEPAAGLSHGEVEQLIATVKRLRAEQDVTIIIVEHHMGLISALTDQVVVLDHGRKLMSGTAAEAQSDPRVIEAYIGRDAADDAA, encoded by the coding sequence GTGGCCGCGAGCCTGAGCCTCAAGGACGTCAGCCTCCACTTCGGCGGGGTCAAGGTGCTGCAGGACGTCAGCTTCGACGTCGAGCCCGGCGTGATCTTTGGCCTGGTAGGCCCTAACGGTGCCGGCAAGACCTCCCTGTTCAACTGCATCAGCGGCCATTACCGGCCAAGCTCCGGATCGATTTCCATCGACGGAACCGAGGTTTCCGGCAGTGCCCCTTCCCGGATGGCCCGCCTTGGACTTGCGCGCACCTTCCAGCATCCTGCGCTCCAGCTAAACACCACAGTGCTGCAGAACGTGCTCCTCGGAGGGCACACGCGGCTGCCCGGCGGCCCGGTCTCCTGGGCGCTGAGGATGCCCTACACCGTCCGGGCCGAGCGCGCCGTCCGTAACGAGGCGCTCGAACTCCTTGCCAAGGCCGGGCTGGGCTGGGCGGCGGATGTGCCAGCCGACGAACTCTCCCACGGGCTGCATAAAGGCATCGAGCTGTGGCGGGCCCTTCTTTCCAGGCCCGCCCTGCTTCTTCTCGACGAGCCGGCAGCCGGGCTCTCCCACGGGGAAGTCGAACAACTCATCGCCACCGTGAAGCGCCTCCGCGCCGAGCAGGACGTCACCATCATCATCGTGGAGCACCACATGGGACTCATCTCCGCGCTCACCGACCAGGTGGTGGTCCTGGACCACGGACGGAAGCTGATGTCGGGAACCGCGGCGGAGGCCCAGTCCGATCCCCGCGTCATCGAGGCCTACATTGGGAGGGACGCCGCGGATGACGCTGCTTGA
- a CDS encoding MoaD/ThiS family protein: MPEISLLLPGVLQPLAGGQSVLSTRADGPVTVAHLLDAVASDYAVLGRRLRDETGALRRFVNIYVGGDEVRRLQGLDTEVQPGQEVLVIQSVAGG, translated from the coding sequence GTGCCTGAGATCTCGCTGCTGCTGCCCGGTGTCCTGCAGCCGCTGGCCGGCGGGCAGTCCGTCCTGTCCACCCGGGCCGACGGGCCGGTGACGGTGGCACACCTGCTTGACGCGGTGGCCTCGGACTATGCCGTGCTGGGCCGGCGGCTCCGCGATGAAACCGGGGCCCTGCGCAGATTCGTGAACATCTATGTGGGCGGCGACGAAGTGCGGCGGCTGCAGGGCCTGGACACCGAGGTCCAACCCGGCCAGGAAGTGCTGGTAATCCAGTCCGTTGCGGGTGGCTGA
- a CDS encoding exo-alpha-sialidase, which translates to MVRMATAAESFLLAIGTKKGLWLATSRDRREWSFTGPHFLMAEIPSIGIDTREGRTRILVGVRSPHWGPTVAHSDDLGATWSEPEHGAITFPEDTGAALDRVWQIYPDAESRPGVVWAGAEPISVWKSTDGGEHFELNRGLWDHPHRSEWGAGYGGAAAHSIVVDPAGETVHVAMSTGGVYRSLDGGTSWEARNKGISAYFMPDPNPEFGQCVHKIAADAVVEGRLYAQNHHGVYRTDDNADSWNSIAEGLPADFGFVMLTHPRRDGTAWVVPLKADGERIPPDGKLAVHRTDDAGNSWKRLSTGLPGQEYNSVLRDAASVDTAEPAGVYFGTRGGTVYASADEGETFTEVASHLPDVLCVRAAVVAGA; encoded by the coding sequence ATGGTCCGCATGGCAACGGCGGCAGAATCATTCCTCCTGGCAATCGGCACCAAGAAAGGGCTGTGGCTCGCCACAAGCCGGGACAGGCGGGAGTGGTCCTTCACCGGCCCGCATTTCCTCATGGCTGAAATCCCCAGCATCGGAATCGATACCAGAGAGGGCCGCACCCGCATCCTGGTGGGCGTCCGCAGCCCGCACTGGGGGCCCACGGTTGCACACTCCGATGACCTGGGCGCCACCTGGTCCGAGCCGGAGCATGGCGCCATCACGTTTCCCGAGGACACCGGCGCAGCCCTGGACCGTGTGTGGCAGATCTACCCGGACGCCGAGTCCCGTCCCGGAGTGGTGTGGGCCGGCGCCGAGCCCATCTCCGTCTGGAAGTCCACGGACGGCGGCGAGCACTTCGAGTTGAACCGGGGCCTGTGGGACCACCCGCACCGCAGTGAATGGGGAGCTGGCTATGGCGGTGCGGCGGCACATTCCATCGTGGTGGACCCTGCGGGTGAAACTGTGCACGTCGCCATGAGCACCGGCGGCGTGTACCGCTCGCTCGACGGCGGCACGTCCTGGGAGGCGCGCAACAAGGGCATCTCGGCCTACTTCATGCCGGACCCCAACCCCGAGTTCGGCCAGTGCGTCCACAAGATTGCCGCTGATGCTGTGGTGGAAGGACGCCTCTACGCCCAGAACCACCACGGCGTCTACCGGACAGACGACAATGCCGACAGCTGGAACTCCATCGCGGAGGGCCTGCCCGCGGACTTCGGCTTCGTGATGCTGACGCATCCGCGCAGGGACGGCACCGCCTGGGTTGTTCCGCTGAAGGCCGACGGCGAACGCATTCCTCCCGACGGAAAGCTCGCCGTCCACCGCACGGACGACGCCGGGAACAGCTGGAAGCGGCTCAGCACCGGGCTCCCCGGGCAGGAGTACAACAGCGTGCTCAGGGACGCCGCCTCGGTGGACACCGCCGAACCCGCCGGCGTCTACTTCGGTACCCGCGGCGGGACCGTCTACGCGAGTGCGGACGAAGGGGAGACTTTCACGGAAGTGGCGTCGCACCTGCCGGACGTCCTCTGCGTCCGGGCGGCAGTGGTGGCCGGTGCCTGA
- a CDS encoding class F sortase codes for MPQGNAMRQDRRRHAGPGRSITRRQSWRRWNRGDLAILCCGILAFLSFTVGAPLFHPAPLLAAGSVSASARSVPVAAGSPAAGPLAAGPLGAAAPIAETGVPQPPAAAAQAPAPPAADAPDLPPAAPPLHIRYPAAAFDVAVQPLDLDGEAQSSRTIEPPATKDGYWLTAFGIPGKGSGNTTYVIGHSWEGADAPFNHLSSAAAVGDLLDVQTPAGTISYHVDSVTTYLKSGLKDSPVWDMVPNRLVLISCYTEDPWGKNVVVTASPAVP; via the coding sequence ATGCCACAGGGGAACGCCATGCGACAGGACCGACGCCGGCACGCGGGGCCCGGGCGAAGCATCACCAGGCGGCAGTCGTGGCGGCGGTGGAACCGGGGCGACCTGGCCATCCTTTGTTGCGGCATCCTCGCCTTCCTGTCCTTTACGGTTGGCGCTCCCCTGTTCCACCCGGCTCCGCTGCTGGCCGCCGGCAGCGTCTCCGCTTCGGCCCGCAGCGTTCCCGTTGCCGCCGGGTCCCCTGCCGCCGGACCCCTTGCCGCCGGACCCCTCGGTGCCGCGGCTCCCATTGCGGAAACCGGCGTGCCACAGCCGCCAGCCGCGGCCGCCCAGGCTCCGGCCCCACCGGCGGCGGACGCACCTGACCTTCCGCCGGCCGCCCCGCCCCTGCACATCCGCTATCCGGCAGCCGCCTTCGACGTAGCCGTCCAACCCCTGGACCTGGACGGCGAAGCCCAGTCCAGCCGCACCATAGAGCCCCCTGCCACCAAGGACGGGTACTGGCTCACGGCCTTCGGCATCCCCGGAAAGGGCTCCGGCAACACCACCTACGTCATCGGCCACAGCTGGGAGGGCGCGGACGCCCCCTTCAACCATTTGAGCTCGGCGGCCGCCGTTGGCGACCTGCTGGATGTCCAGACTCCGGCCGGAACCATCAGCTATCACGTGGACAGCGTCACGACCTACCTGAAGTCCGGCCTCAAGGACAGCCCGGTCTGGGACATGGTGCCCAACCGGCTGGTCCTCATCAGCTGCTACACAGAGGATCCGTGGGGCAAGAACGTCGTGGTCACCGCCTCCCCCGCCGTTCCCTAG
- a CDS encoding universal stress protein, with product MTWEHFDGAPLLVGIMPKQHPEVIQTAAVLAARLGAPLVCAYVDEASYLVEWDPARSAHRLSRHPDADDDMLELATELKAEVQATVDKLPGGSPPEWSFRTLTGDAARALGQLAAEVDAPMIIVGTSERGLSHRLSEALGGSVGSWLSHHQSLPVLLVPYRMPAHEDRL from the coding sequence ATGACGTGGGAACATTTCGACGGGGCCCCGCTGCTGGTGGGGATCATGCCCAAACAGCACCCGGAGGTCATCCAGACCGCGGCCGTCCTGGCTGCCCGGCTGGGCGCGCCCCTGGTCTGCGCGTACGTGGATGAAGCCAGCTACCTCGTGGAGTGGGACCCGGCCCGCTCCGCCCACCGCCTTTCCCGCCACCCGGACGCTGATGACGACATGCTGGAACTCGCAACGGAGCTGAAAGCAGAGGTCCAGGCCACCGTGGACAAGCTGCCCGGCGGCAGCCCCCCAGAGTGGTCCTTCCGCACCCTTACGGGAGACGCGGCCCGTGCACTGGGGCAGCTGGCCGCGGAAGTGGATGCCCCCATGATCATCGTGGGAACCTCGGAACGTGGATTGTCCCATCGCCTCTCCGAGGCTTTGGGCGGGTCCGTTGGGTCTTGGCTCAGCCACCATCAAAGCTTACCGGTGCTGTTGGTTCCCTACCGGATGCCGGCCCATGAGGACCGGCTATGA
- a CDS encoding metal-sensitive transcriptional regulator, producing MNATEEAVAAAEQPAGEDGAAPQHGYTGNKDAYLRRLKRIEGQVRGIARMVDEDKYCIDILTQVAAVTKALHAVSLGLVEEHIGHCVVGAASEPDPDARAEAIDAKVKEAADAIGRLLR from the coding sequence ATGAACGCTACCGAAGAAGCGGTTGCGGCCGCCGAACAGCCGGCCGGGGAGGATGGCGCTGCCCCGCAGCACGGGTACACGGGAAACAAGGACGCGTACCTGCGGCGCCTGAAGCGCATTGAGGGCCAGGTGCGGGGCATTGCCCGGATGGTGGATGAGGACAAGTACTGCATCGACATCCTCACCCAGGTTGCCGCCGTCACCAAGGCCCTGCACGCCGTGAGCCTTGGGCTGGTCGAGGAACACATCGGCCACTGCGTAGTGGGGGCGGCCTCCGAGCCGGACCCCGACGCACGCGCAGAAGCCATCGATGCCAAGGTAAAGGAAGCTGCCGACGCCATCGGCCGACTGCTTCGCTGA
- a CDS encoding heavy-metal-associated domain-containing protein, which translates to MSTTSPTTTTISVSGMTCGHCVSAVSEELEALEGVEAVSVDLNAGGISTVTVTSAKELSPAEIGEAVAEAGYLVVANEA; encoded by the coding sequence ATGAGCACCACCTCCCCCACCACCACAACCATCAGCGTCTCGGGCATGACCTGCGGACACTGCGTGTCGGCAGTCAGCGAAGAACTCGAAGCCCTTGAAGGCGTTGAAGCAGTGAGCGTGGACCTGAACGCCGGCGGCATTTCCACCGTTACCGTCACTTCAGCCAAGGAACTGTCCCCCGCGGAAATCGGCGAAGCCGTAGCCGAAGCCGGCTACCTGGTGGTTGCCAACGAAGCCTAG
- a CDS encoding cation-translocating P-type ATPase: protein MSHQELLHPPGTRVVELDIEGMTCASCVNRVEKKLGKLDGVAATVNLPLESAYVTVPDGVTDEQLVDTVNAAGYKAHVRQQRPTGPEAGAAAEPAPIPASLLRPRLILAAVLTVPVFLVSMVPAFQFANWGWVAAVLALPVVTWAAWPFHRAAAINARHFASTMDTLVSLGVASAYLFSAWELLADPRMTEHPGMEGMSGGLYFEVASVVTTFLLLGRYLEANAKQKAGDALQALLNLGAKDATVLRNGNEEKIPADLLQVGDVLVVRPGEKIATDGVVVDGASAVDASLVTGESVPVEVGPDSRVTGATINTSGRLLVRATRVGAETTLAQMARLVSQAQTGKAPIARLADRISAVFVPVVLALAVVTFALWLLLAGPAADGDHLRQAFTAAVAVLVIACPCALGLATPVGLLTGTGRGAQLGILIKGPQVLEDTRTVDTILLDKTGTVTTGVLAVDATAAFPGFLEGDVLRLAGAVEAASEHPVARAIAAAAAAAPSTGATDDAGTLPSVQGFSSAPGGGVSGTVEGRAVMAGRRGWLEQNGIVLDAGQRATLGSAEAGGATAICVAVDGKAAGIISLRDTVKAGSAAAVDRLKELGLRPILLTGDNAAVAAQVAAAVGIAPDDVYAGVLPEGKVEAVRKLQAGGATVAMAGDGVNDAAALAQADLGIAMGSGTDVAIEAADLTVMGNDLAQVAQAIELSRKTLGTIKTNLFWAFFYNAVGIPVAALGLLNPMIAGAAMAASSVLVVTNSLRLRSFGK, encoded by the coding sequence ATGAGCCACCAGGAACTGCTCCACCCGCCGGGCACCCGCGTCGTCGAACTCGACATCGAAGGGATGACCTGCGCGTCCTGCGTCAACCGCGTGGAAAAGAAGCTTGGCAAGCTCGACGGCGTGGCTGCAACGGTCAACCTGCCACTCGAGTCGGCCTACGTCACGGTCCCGGACGGCGTCACCGACGAACAGCTGGTGGATACGGTTAACGCGGCCGGTTACAAGGCACATGTGCGCCAGCAGCGCCCTACGGGCCCGGAAGCCGGGGCCGCGGCTGAACCCGCCCCAATCCCCGCGTCCCTGCTGCGCCCGCGCCTCATCCTTGCGGCGGTCCTGACCGTCCCGGTGTTCCTGGTCAGCATGGTCCCGGCGTTCCAGTTCGCCAACTGGGGCTGGGTGGCGGCGGTGCTGGCGCTGCCGGTGGTCACGTGGGCTGCGTGGCCCTTCCACCGCGCGGCGGCCATCAACGCGCGGCACTTCGCTTCCACCATGGACACCCTGGTGTCCCTCGGGGTGGCGTCAGCGTACCTGTTCTCGGCCTGGGAGCTGCTGGCGGATCCGCGCATGACTGAGCACCCTGGCATGGAGGGCATGTCCGGCGGCCTGTACTTCGAGGTGGCGTCCGTTGTCACCACTTTCCTGCTCCTGGGCCGGTACCTGGAGGCCAACGCCAAGCAGAAGGCCGGCGACGCCCTCCAGGCCCTGTTGAACCTGGGCGCCAAGGATGCCACAGTCCTGCGCAACGGCAACGAAGAGAAGATCCCCGCCGACCTGCTGCAGGTGGGCGACGTCCTGGTGGTCCGCCCTGGAGAGAAGATCGCCACCGACGGCGTGGTGGTGGACGGCGCCTCGGCCGTTGACGCCTCACTGGTGACGGGTGAATCAGTCCCCGTGGAGGTGGGGCCGGACAGCCGCGTCACCGGCGCCACCATCAACACGTCCGGCCGCCTGCTGGTCCGCGCTACCCGGGTTGGTGCCGAAACCACCCTTGCCCAGATGGCGCGGCTGGTGTCGCAGGCCCAGACCGGCAAGGCACCGATTGCACGGCTCGCGGACCGGATCAGTGCGGTCTTCGTGCCGGTGGTCCTGGCCCTGGCGGTCGTGACGTTCGCGCTCTGGCTCCTCCTCGCCGGCCCGGCCGCTGACGGCGACCACCTTCGGCAGGCGTTTACGGCCGCCGTCGCCGTGCTCGTCATTGCCTGCCCCTGCGCACTCGGCCTGGCCACGCCCGTGGGCCTGCTGACGGGCACCGGCCGCGGCGCGCAACTGGGCATCCTGATCAAGGGCCCGCAGGTCCTTGAAGACACCCGCACCGTGGACACCATCCTGCTGGACAAGACAGGCACGGTCACCACCGGCGTCCTGGCCGTGGATGCCACGGCAGCGTTCCCTGGCTTCCTGGAAGGGGACGTCCTCCGGCTCGCCGGAGCCGTTGAGGCAGCCTCCGAGCACCCGGTGGCCCGCGCCATCGCTGCCGCAGCTGCCGCGGCCCCGTCCACGGGTGCCACGGACGACGCCGGCACGTTGCCTTCCGTGCAGGGGTTCAGTTCCGCGCCGGGCGGCGGAGTGTCGGGAACCGTTGAGGGCAGGGCCGTGATGGCCGGGCGGCGCGGCTGGCTGGAGCAGAACGGGATCGTCCTGGACGCCGGCCAGCGGGCCACGCTCGGATCGGCGGAAGCGGGCGGCGCAACGGCGATCTGCGTCGCCGTGGACGGGAAAGCCGCCGGAATCATCAGCCTCAGGGACACCGTCAAGGCGGGGTCCGCGGCCGCCGTCGACCGGTTGAAGGAACTGGGCCTGCGGCCCATCCTGCTGACCGGTGACAACGCCGCCGTGGCCGCCCAGGTGGCTGCCGCCGTCGGCATCGCTCCGGACGACGTCTACGCCGGCGTCCTGCCGGAAGGAAAGGTCGAGGCAGTCCGGAAGCTTCAGGCCGGCGGTGCCACGGTGGCCATGGCCGGGGACGGCGTCAATGACGCTGCGGCGCTGGCGCAGGCCGACTTGGGAATTGCGATGGGGTCGGGCACGGATGTGGCCATCGAAGCCGCGGACCTGACAGTGATGGGCAACGACCTCGCCCAGGTGGCGCAGGCCATTGAGCTGTCCCGGAAGACCCTGGGCACCATCAAGACCAACTTGTTCTGGGCGTTCTTCTACAACGCGGTGGGCATCCCGGTGGCCGCCCTGGGGCTGCTCAATCCGATGATTGCCGGCGCCGCCATGGCCGCCAGCTCGGTCCTGGTGGTGACCAACTCGCTGCGGCTGCGGAGCTTCGGCAAGTAG
- a CDS encoding DUF2277 domain-containing protein, which translates to MCRNIRTLHNFEPHATSEEVHAAALQYVRKISGSTKPSKANQEAFDDAVHEIAHITQHLLDALVTQAPPKDRDAEAAKAKARAAVRYGVA; encoded by the coding sequence ATGTGCCGGAATATCCGAACCCTCCATAACTTCGAGCCGCATGCCACGTCCGAGGAAGTGCACGCGGCCGCGCTGCAGTACGTCCGCAAGATCAGCGGCAGCACCAAGCCGTCCAAGGCAAACCAGGAGGCCTTTGACGACGCCGTGCATGAGATCGCGCACATCACGCAGCACCTGCTGGATGCGCTGGTGACGCAGGCGCCGCCCAAGGACCGGGACGCGGAAGCGGCCAAGGCCAAGGCGCGTGCCGCGGTGCGGTACGGCGTGGCCTGA
- a CDS encoding WXG100 family type VII secretion target, producing MAIWGADVEQLRQLGSKLQAGASEIETQKSTLTKVLSSTNWEGPDATKFRNEWSGTHTAMLTKVAEALKEAGSQAKRNAEEQSQASH from the coding sequence ATGGCTATTTGGGGTGCAGACGTTGAGCAGCTTCGCCAGCTCGGCAGCAAGCTTCAGGCAGGTGCGTCCGAGATCGAGACGCAGAAGTCCACTCTCACGAAGGTTCTGAGCAGCACCAACTGGGAAGGTCCGGACGCCACCAAGTTCCGCAACGAGTGGTCCGGTACCCACACCGCCATGCTGACCAAGGTTGCCGAGGCACTGAAAGAAGCCGGCTCACAGGCCAAGCGCAACGCCGAAGAGCAGAGCCAGGCCTCCCACTAG
- a CDS encoding DMT family transporter yields MPAAKNHIPTTELPAGRPGFLASGLGIALFSSAVFGLSGSFAKSLLETGWSPGAAVTARLTGAALILALLTAFALRGRWHQLRDNWLTIVLFGLIGVAACQLFYFNAVARLSVGVALLLEYLAPVIIVLWLWAASRRRPRLLTSGGTLLSLAGLVLVLDLTGAVKVDLVGVLWGMAAAVCLAIYFFITAKENDNLPPLVLASGGLMTGAAVMWLAAATGLLPMAFSTADTTLGPWTTPWWVSLAGLVVLATVLAYTSGIMAARALGSKVASFVSLTEVLFAVLWAWLLLGELPGAIQLLGGVLIVGGVILVRLDELRASAGEAGMNVQASPLEHANDVEPVP; encoded by the coding sequence GTGCCTGCCGCCAAAAACCATATCCCCACCACGGAGCTGCCCGCCGGGCGCCCCGGCTTCCTGGCATCCGGGCTGGGGATTGCGCTCTTCTCTTCTGCGGTCTTCGGCCTGTCCGGATCTTTTGCCAAGTCATTGCTGGAGACCGGCTGGTCGCCGGGAGCTGCCGTCACCGCCCGCCTGACGGGTGCTGCCCTGATCCTTGCGCTGCTTACCGCTTTCGCGCTCAGGGGCAGGTGGCACCAGCTGAGGGACAATTGGCTCACCATCGTGCTGTTCGGGCTCATTGGCGTGGCGGCCTGCCAGTTGTTCTACTTCAACGCAGTGGCACGGCTGTCCGTGGGCGTGGCACTCCTGCTGGAGTACCTGGCCCCGGTGATCATCGTCCTGTGGCTCTGGGCCGCGAGCCGGCGGCGCCCCCGGCTGCTGACCTCCGGGGGGACACTGTTGTCCCTGGCCGGGCTGGTGCTGGTCCTGGACCTCACGGGAGCCGTCAAGGTGGATCTGGTGGGGGTCCTTTGGGGGATGGCGGCCGCCGTGTGCCTGGCCATCTACTTCTTCATCACCGCCAAGGAAAACGACAACCTGCCTCCCCTCGTGCTGGCGTCAGGGGGACTGATGACGGGCGCTGCCGTGATGTGGCTGGCCGCGGCGACCGGCCTGCTGCCCATGGCCTTCAGCACCGCGGACACCACCCTTGGACCCTGGACCACCCCGTGGTGGGTCTCGCTTGCCGGGCTGGTGGTGCTGGCCACGGTACTCGCCTACACGTCGGGCATCATGGCAGCCCGCGCCCTCGGTTCCAAAGTGGCATCCTTCGTCTCGCTCACCGAGGTCCTGTTCGCCGTCCTGTGGGCGTGGCTGCTGCTCGGGGAACTTCCCGGCGCCATCCAGCTCCTCGGGGGAGTCCTGATTGTCGGCGGTGTGATCCTGGTGCGGCTTGACGAGCTTCGCGCCTCCGCAGGCGAAGCGGGTATGAATGTCCAGGCGTCGCCGCTGGAGCACGCGAACGACGTCGAGCCCGTCCCTTAA
- a CDS encoding CGNR zinc finger domain-containing protein: MVFAPDTEVALRTVVNLINTAANGREGLSSVADLDAFLAAEGFSGGRAGDAAELESVRQLRRELAAVWTADEDAAVDTVNRLLRDANALPQLMKHDGWDWHLHATAPEAPLADRMSTEAAMALADVIRGKEMERLRTCESEDCDAAVLDLSRNRSKRYCDTGNCANRAHVAAYRARQAATN, encoded by the coding sequence ATGGTCTTCGCCCCTGACACTGAGGTGGCGCTGCGGACGGTGGTAAACCTCATCAATACCGCCGCGAATGGCAGGGAGGGGCTGTCCTCGGTTGCGGATCTGGATGCCTTCCTGGCCGCCGAGGGGTTTTCCGGGGGGCGGGCCGGGGATGCCGCGGAACTGGAGAGTGTGCGGCAGCTGCGCCGTGAACTGGCGGCGGTATGGACAGCGGATGAGGATGCCGCCGTTGACACCGTCAACCGGCTCCTGCGGGACGCAAACGCACTGCCGCAGCTGATGAAACACGACGGCTGGGACTGGCATCTGCATGCAACGGCACCGGAGGCTCCCCTGGCGGACCGGATGAGTACCGAGGCGGCCATGGCGCTGGCAGACGTGATTCGCGGCAAAGAGATGGAGCGGCTGCGCACCTGCGAATCCGAGGACTGCGATGCCGCCGTGCTGGATCTGAGCCGCAACCGGTCAAAGCGGTATTGCGACACGGGGAACTGCGCTAACCGCGCCCACGTTGCGGCCTACCGGGCCAGGCAGGCGGCCACCAACTAG